A single genomic interval of Hominilimicola fabiformis harbors:
- a CDS encoding peptidase U32 family protein, with protein sequence MKKPELLAPGGSLEKLKTAIDYGADAVYIGGEMFSLRVAAENFSKEDMQEGIKYAHDRGKKVYLTANILPHNDDIEEFEEFVKDIKNYGFDAVLVADLGLFDMMQELAPEIPIHVSTQANNINYRSAIKWYKMGATRVVLAREMSFKEIAEFQKKIPEDLELEAFIHGAMCISYSGRCLLSNYMTGRDSNMGACAHPCRWNYKLVEETRPGEYMDVFENERGTFIFNSKDLCTIRHIPELVQSGIASLKIEGRVKTSYYVATVVGAYRREIDRYCADPENYVFNEAEYEELCKVSHRPYTTGFYFGKPDENSQVYTSSSYIRDYDLIGIVKDYDEKTGIATITQRNRFFKGDEIEIIQPMKPFFVQTVESMCDENGNEIEVANHAEQIVKFKTAQPVCEGAMLRKKK encoded by the coding sequence ATGAAGAAACCAGAACTTTTAGCTCCCGGCGGCAGCTTGGAGAAATTGAAAACAGCGATAGATTACGGTGCGGACGCGGTGTATATCGGCGGTGAAATGTTTTCGCTGCGTGTTGCGGCGGAAAATTTTTCAAAGGAAGATATGCAGGAGGGTATAAAGTACGCTCACGACAGAGGCAAAAAAGTGTACCTTACCGCAAATATTCTTCCGCATAATGATGATATTGAAGAATTTGAGGAGTTTGTCAAAGATATAAAGAATTACGGCTTTGACGCAGTGCTTGTGGCAGATTTGGGATTGTTTGATATGATGCAGGAACTTGCACCGGAAATACCTATTCATGTAAGTACACAGGCAAATAACATTAATTATCGCTCGGCAATAAAGTGGTACAAGATGGGTGCGACGCGTGTCGTGCTTGCAAGAGAAATGTCGTTTAAAGAAATTGCGGAATTTCAAAAGAAAATTCCTGAGGACTTGGAGCTTGAAGCATTTATACACGGCGCTATGTGTATATCGTATTCTGGCAGATGTCTTTTGTCAAACTATATGACGGGACGTGACTCAAACATGGGTGCTTGCGCACATCCGTGCAGATGGAATTACAAACTTGTCGAGGAAACAAGACCGGGTGAATATATGGACGTGTTTGAAAACGAAAGAGGTACGTTTATATTTAATTCAAAGGACTTGTGTACAATCCGTCATATACCTGAGCTTGTGCAAAGCGGTATTGCGAGCCTTAAAATCGAGGGCAGAGTAAAAACTTCTTATTATGTTGCAACGGTTGTCGGAGCATACAGACGTGAGATTGACAGATATTGTGCCGATCCCGAAAATTATGTGTTTAATGAAGCGGAATATGAAGAGCTTTGCAAGGTCAGTCACAGACCGTATACAACAGGTTTTTATTTCGGCAAGCCGGATGAAAATTCACAGGTTTACACGTCAAGTTCGTATATCAGAGATTATGACCTTATCGGCATAGTAAAGGATTATGATGAAAAAACGGGTATTGCGACAATTACGCAGAGAAACCGTTTCTTTAAGGGGGACGAAATAGAGATAATTCAGCCTATGAAACCGTTTTTCGTACAGACGGTTGAAAGTATGTGCGACGAAAACGGTAACGAAATCGAAGTTGCAAACCATGCGGAGCAGATAGTTAAGTTTAAAACGGCACAGCCTGTTTGCGAGGGTGCAATGCTTAGAAAGAAAAAGTAA
- the mltG gene encoding endolytic transglycosylase MltG gives MAVKVHETGYGKWKVPVIIIAVIVVLSLAGTGILLSDSLGVSIEEGSKRIEVAEGDGTSSVAKLLKDNGIIKYPLLFKVQSKLGGYDGNFQPGAATIDDGMSYSDILNLIITPSREAAKITIPEGYEIKQIAQKLDEAGIVSWQDFYAALNPDDYDYAFLKNLPERDGRMEGYLFPATYEIPNGMSAHDIVDLMLAAFDNQFKPEYYERATELGLTVDEVITMASIVERETDSGTERAKVAGVFYNRRNSGMKFQSCATVQYILGERKPVLSIADTQIDSPYNTYMYAGFPIGPICNPGTECIEAALYPEATDAYYFVLGKDGSHIFSKTYEEHLAAMQSTEQNISVDDSAIENQDSLKQ, from the coding sequence ATGGCAGTAAAGGTGCATGAAACAGGTTACGGCAAATGGAAAGTGCCTGTGATAATCATAGCTGTTATAGTTGTTTTGAGTCTTGCGGGAACGGGCATACTATTAAGCGACAGCCTTGGTGTTTCAATAGAAGAAGGAAGTAAGAGAATAGAGGTTGCAGAAGGTGACGGTACGTCATCTGTTGCAAAACTGTTAAAGGACAACGGCATAATAAAGTATCCGCTTTTGTTTAAGGTGCAGTCAAAGCTCGGCGGATATGACGGTAATTTTCAGCCGGGTGCGGCAACGATTGATGACGGAATGAGTTACAGTGACATACTTAATCTTATAATAACGCCGAGCCGTGAGGCTGCGAAAATTACAATACCGGAGGGCTATGAAATCAAGCAGATAGCACAGAAACTTGATGAGGCAGGCATTGTAAGCTGGCAGGACTTTTATGCGGCTTTAAATCCAGACGATTATGATTATGCGTTCTTGAAAAACTTGCCTGAACGTGACGGACGTATGGAGGGGTATTTGTTCCCTGCAACGTACGAAATTCCGAACGGAATGTCGGCACACGATATTGTTGATTTAATGCTTGCGGCATTTGACAATCAGTTTAAACCGGAGTATTATGAACGTGCGACAGAGCTTGGGTTGACGGTTGATGAAGTTATAACTATGGCGTCAATCGTTGAACGTGAAACGGACAGCGGAACGGAAAGAGCAAAAGTTGCGGGAGTATTTTATAATAGAAGAAACTCGGGTATGAAGTTCCAATCGTGTGCAACGGTACAGTATATTTTAGGTGAAAGAAAGCCTGTACTTTCTATTGCCGACACGCAGATAGATTCGCCGTATAACACATATATGTATGCGGGATTCCCAATAGGCCCTATATGCAATCCGGGAACGGAATGTATAGAGGCGGCACTTTATCCGGAGGCAACCGATGCGTATTACTTTGTTCTTGGCAAGGACGGCTCGCATATCTTTTCAAAGACATATGAAGAACACCTTGCGGCAATGCAGAGTACTGAGCAAAATATTTCGGTCGATGACAGTGCGATTGAAAATCAAGACAGTTTAAAACAATAA
- a CDS encoding O-methyltransferase yields MIEYDKDAIVPPYITEYLRAKTVHNDEFMHSLEKYAEENSVPIVEPETARFLSVMCRTVKPKKILEVGCAIGYSSILMAQATDDDCEIATLECNEDMVRIARENIKTSGYAGKISVIEADAKDYLSYIDDDEVFDMIFLDGPKAHYIYMLDECVRLLKKGGVLISDNVLYKGMTADDNHVVRRKITIVKRLRKYIDMLMEHKELETSLLPLGDGVTISVKK; encoded by the coding sequence ATGATAGAATATGATAAAGACGCGATTGTTCCGCCGTATATAACGGAATATTTGCGTGCGAAAACAGTGCATAACGATGAATTTATGCACTCGCTTGAAAAATATGCGGAAGAAAACAGTGTTCCGATAGTAGAGCCTGAAACGGCAAGGTTTTTGTCGGTGATGTGCAGAACGGTTAAACCGAAAAAAATACTTGAAGTAGGTTGTGCGATTGGGTATTCTTCTATATTAATGGCACAGGCTACAGATGATGACTGCGAAATAGCAACACTTGAATGTAACGAAGATATGGTGCGTATCGCAAGGGAGAATATTAAAACTTCGGGATATGCGGGAAAAATATCGGTTATTGAGGCAGACGCAAAGGATTATCTTTCGTATATTGACGATGATGAAGTTTTTGATATGATATTCCTTGACGGTCCGAAAGCACATTATATTTATATGCTTGACGAGTGCGTGAGATTGCTGAAAAAAGGCGGTGTGCTTATTTCCGACAATGTGCTTTACAAGGGAATGACAGCGGATGATAACCACGTTGTGAGAAGAAAAATCACAATAGTTAAACGTCTTAGAAAATATATTGATATGCTTATGGAGCATAAGGAACTTGAAACATCGCTTTTACCGCTTGGTGACGGTGTTACAATATCGGTAAAGAAATAA